A genome region from Macaca nemestrina isolate mMacNem1 chromosome 15, mMacNem.hap1, whole genome shotgun sequence includes the following:
- the ADISS gene encoding adipose-secreted signaling protein isoform X1, with amino-acid sequence MAAANKGKCLPGLVGLAQALPVGPGRRAIAAGNKPRVRSIRFAAGHDAEGSHSHVHFDEKLHDSVVMVTQESDSSFLVKVGFLKILHRYEITFTLPPVHRLSKDVREAPVPSLHLKLLSVVPVPEGYSVKCEYSAHKEGVLKEEILLACEGGTGTCVRVTVQARVMDRHHGTPMLLDGVKCVGAELEYDSEHSDWHGFD; translated from the exons ATGGCTGCGGCTAACAAGGGTAAGTGCCTTCCTGGCCTGGTGGGGCTTGCACAAGCTCTTCCAGTGGGCCCTGGTAGGAGGGCCATTGCTGCAG GCAACAAGCCCAGAGTCCGGAGTATCCGCTTTGCGGCAGGCCATGATGCGGAAGGATCCCACAGCCACGTCCACTTTGATGAGAAGCTGCATGACTCGGTGGTCATGGTCACCCAGGAGAGTGACAGCAGCTTTCTGGTCAAG GTTGGCTTCCTGAAGATCCTGCACAGGTATGAGATTACCTTCACTCTGCCCCCAGTGCACAGGCTGAGCAAGGACGTCCGTGAGGCACCTGTCCCCAGCCTGCACCTCAAGCTCCTCAGCGTGGTGCCCGTCCCTGAAG GTTATAGTGTCAAGTGCGAGTACTCAGCACACAAAGAGGGCGTCCTCAAAGAGGAGATACTGCTAGCCTGCGAAGGTGGCACCGGCACCTGTGTGCGCGTGACGGTGCAGGCCCGCGTCATGG ACCGACACCACGGCACGCCCATGCTGCTGGACGGTGTCAAGTGCGTGGGCGCCGAGCTGGAATATGACTCAGAGCACAGCGACTGGCATGGCTTTGACTGA
- the ADISS gene encoding adipose-secreted signaling protein isoform X2: MAAANKGNKPRVRSIRFAAGHDAEGSHSHVHFDEKLHDSVVMVTQESDSSFLVKVGFLKILHRYEITFTLPPVHRLSKDVREAPVPSLHLKLLSVVPVPEGYSVKCEYSAHKEGVLKEEILLACEGGTGTCVRVTVQARVMDRHHGTPMLLDGVKCVGAELEYDSEHSDWHGFD; this comes from the exons ATGGCTGCGGCTAACAAGG GCAACAAGCCCAGAGTCCGGAGTATCCGCTTTGCGGCAGGCCATGATGCGGAAGGATCCCACAGCCACGTCCACTTTGATGAGAAGCTGCATGACTCGGTGGTCATGGTCACCCAGGAGAGTGACAGCAGCTTTCTGGTCAAG GTTGGCTTCCTGAAGATCCTGCACAGGTATGAGATTACCTTCACTCTGCCCCCAGTGCACAGGCTGAGCAAGGACGTCCGTGAGGCACCTGTCCCCAGCCTGCACCTCAAGCTCCTCAGCGTGGTGCCCGTCCCTGAAG GTTATAGTGTCAAGTGCGAGTACTCAGCACACAAAGAGGGCGTCCTCAAAGAGGAGATACTGCTAGCCTGCGAAGGTGGCACCGGCACCTGTGTGCGCGTGACGGTGCAGGCCCGCGTCATGG ACCGACACCACGGCACGCCCATGCTGCTGGACGGTGTCAAGTGCGTGGGCGCCGAGCTGGAATATGACTCAGAGCACAGCGACTGGCATGGCTTTGACTGA
- the LOC105481586 gene encoding heat shock 70 kDa protein 12B isoform X1, with the protein MLTVPEMGLQGLYIGSSPERSPVPSPPGSPRTQESCGIAPLTPSQSPVLHLQKPEARAPQQASFSVVVAIDFGTTSSGYAFSFASDPEAIHMMRKWEGGDPGVAHQKTPTCLLLTPEGAFHSFGYTARDYYHDLDPEEARDWLYFEKFKMKIHSATDLTLKTQLEAVNGKTMPALEVFAHALRFFREHALQELREQSPSLPEEDTVRWVLTVPAIWKQPAKQFMREAAYLAGLVSRENAEQLLIALEPEAASVYCRKLRLHQLRDLSGRAPGGGRLGERRSIDSSFRQAREQLRRYRHSRTFLVESGVGELWAEMQAGDRYVVADCGGGTVDLTVHQLEQPHGTLKELYKASGGPYGAVGVDLAFEQLLCRIFGEDFITTFKRQRPAAWVDLTIAFEARKRTAGPHRAGALNISLPFSFIDFYRKQRGHNVETALRRSSVNFVKWSSQGMLRMSCEAMNELFQPTVSGIIQHIEALLARPEVQGVKLLFLVGGFAESAVLQHAVQAALGARGLRVVVPHDVGLTILKGAVLFGQAPGVVRVRRSPLTYGVGVLNRFVPGRHPPEKLLVRDGRRWCTDVFERFVAAEQSVALGEEVRRSYCPARPGQRRVLINLYCCATEDARFITDPGVRKCGALSLELEPADCGQDAAGAPPGRREIRAAMQFGDTEIKVTAVDVSTNRSVRASIDFLSN; encoded by the exons ATGTTGACTGTCCCGGAGATGGGCCTGCAGGGGCTGTACATCG GCTCCAGTCCGGAGCGGTCCCCAGTGCCTAGCCCACCCGGCTCCCCAAGGACCCAGGAAAGCTGCGGCATTGCCCCCCTCACACCCTCGCAGTCTCCA GTCTTGCACTTGCAGAAGCCCGAGGCCCGAGCCCCCCAGCAGGCCTCCTTCTCCGTGGTGGTGGCCATTGACTTTGGCACCACGTCTAGTGGCTATGCTTTCAGCTTTGCCAGTGACCCTGAGGCCATCCACATGATGAG GAAATGGGAGGGCGGAGACCCGGGCGTGGCCCACCAGAAGACCCCGACCTGCCTGCTGCTGACCCCGGAGGGCGCCTTCCACAGCTTTGGCTACACCGCTCGCGATTACTACCATGACCTGGACCCGGAAGAGGCGCGGGACTGGCTCTACTTCGAGAAGTTCAAGATGAAGATCCACAGCGCCACG GATCTCACCTTGAAGACCCAGCTAGAGGCAGTAAATGGAAAAACGATGCCCGCCCTGGAGGTGTTCGCCCATGCCCTCCGCTTCTTCAGGGAGCACGCCCTTCAG GAGCTGAGGGAGCAGAGCCCATCACTGCCAGAGGAGGACACTGTGCGCTGGGTGTTGACGGTGCCCGCCATCTGGAAACAGCCGGCCAAGCAGTTCATGCGGGAAGCTGCCTACCTG GCTGGACTAGTGTCCCGAGAGAATGCAGAGCAGCTACTCATCGCCCTGGAGCCTGAAGCTGCCTCGGTATACTGCCGCAAGCTGCGCCTGCACCAGCTCCGGGATCTGAGTGGCCGGGCCCCAGGTGGTGGGCGGCTGGGTGAGCGCCGCTCCATCGACTCCAGCTTCCGTCAGG CTCGGGAGCAGCTGCGAAGGTACCGCCACAGCCGCACGTTCCTGGTGGAGTCGGGTGTAGGAGAACTGTGGGCAGAGATGCAAGCAG GAGACCGCTACGTGGTGGCCGACTGCGGCGGAGGCACCGTGGACCTGACGGTGCACCAGCTGGAGCAGCCCCATGGCACCCTCAAGGAGCTCTACAAGGCATCTG GGGGCCCTTATGGCGCGGTGGGCGTGGACCTGGCCTTCGAGCAGCTGCTATGCCGCATCTTCGGCGAGGACTTCATCACCACCTTCAAAAGGCAACGGCCAGCAGCCTGGGTAGATCTGACCATCGCCTTCGAGGCTCGAAAGCGCACCGCTGGCCCGCACCGTGCAGGGGCGCTCAACATCTCGCTGCCCTTCTCCTTCATTGACTTCTACCGCAAGCAGCGGGGCCACAACGTGGAGACCGCTCTGCGCAGGAGCAG CGTGAACTTCGTGAAGTGGTCCTCACAGGGGATGCTCCGAATGTCTTGTGAAGCCATGAACGAGCTCTTTCAGCCCACAGTCAGCGGGATCATCCAGCACATAG AGGCGCTGCTGGCGCGGCCGGAGGTGCAGGGTGTGAAGCTGCTGTTCCTGGTGGGCGGCTTCGCCGAGTCAGCGGTGCTGCAGCACGCGGTGCAGGCGGCGCTGGGCGCCCGCGGTCTGCGTGTCGTGGTCCCGCACGACGTGGGCCTCACCATCCTCAAAGGCGCGGTGCTGTTTGGCCAGGCGCCGGGCGTGGTGCGGGTCCGCCGCTCGCCGCTCACCTATGGCGTGGGCGTGCTCAACCGCTTTGTGCCTGGGCGCCACCCGCCCGAGAAGCTGCTGGTTCGCGACGGCCGCCGCTGGTGCACCGACGTCTTCGAGCGCTTCGTGGCCGCCGAGCAGTCGGTGGCCCTGGGCGAGGAGGTGCGGCGCAGCTACTGCCCGGCGCGTCCGGGCCAGCGGCGCGTGCTCATCAACCTGTACTGCTGCGCGACCGAGGATGCGCGCTTCATCACCGACCCCGGCGTGCGCAAATGCGGCGCGCTCAGTCTCGAGCTTGAGCCCGCCGACTGCGGCCAGGACGCTGCCGGCGCTCCTCCCGGCCGCCGCGAGATCCGCGCCGCCATGCAGTTTGGCGACACCGAAATTAAGGTCACCGCCGTCGACGTCAGCACCAATCGCTCCGTGCGCGCGTCCATCGACTTTCTTTCCAACTGA
- the LOC105481586 gene encoding heat shock 70 kDa protein 12B isoform X2 — MLTVPEMGLQGLYIGSSPERSPVPSPPGSPRTQESCGIAPLTPSQSPKPEARAPQQASFSVVVAIDFGTTSSGYAFSFASDPEAIHMMRKWEGGDPGVAHQKTPTCLLLTPEGAFHSFGYTARDYYHDLDPEEARDWLYFEKFKMKIHSATDLTLKTQLEAVNGKTMPALEVFAHALRFFREHALQELREQSPSLPEEDTVRWVLTVPAIWKQPAKQFMREAAYLAGLVSRENAEQLLIALEPEAASVYCRKLRLHQLRDLSGRAPGGGRLGERRSIDSSFRQAREQLRRYRHSRTFLVESGVGELWAEMQAGDRYVVADCGGGTVDLTVHQLEQPHGTLKELYKASGGPYGAVGVDLAFEQLLCRIFGEDFITTFKRQRPAAWVDLTIAFEARKRTAGPHRAGALNISLPFSFIDFYRKQRGHNVETALRRSSVNFVKWSSQGMLRMSCEAMNELFQPTVSGIIQHIEALLARPEVQGVKLLFLVGGFAESAVLQHAVQAALGARGLRVVVPHDVGLTILKGAVLFGQAPGVVRVRRSPLTYGVGVLNRFVPGRHPPEKLLVRDGRRWCTDVFERFVAAEQSVALGEEVRRSYCPARPGQRRVLINLYCCATEDARFITDPGVRKCGALSLELEPADCGQDAAGAPPGRREIRAAMQFGDTEIKVTAVDVSTNRSVRASIDFLSN; from the exons ATGTTGACTGTCCCGGAGATGGGCCTGCAGGGGCTGTACATCG GCTCCAGTCCGGAGCGGTCCCCAGTGCCTAGCCCACCCGGCTCCCCAAGGACCCAGGAAAGCTGCGGCATTGCCCCCCTCACACCCTCGCAGTCTCCA AAGCCCGAGGCCCGAGCCCCCCAGCAGGCCTCCTTCTCCGTGGTGGTGGCCATTGACTTTGGCACCACGTCTAGTGGCTATGCTTTCAGCTTTGCCAGTGACCCTGAGGCCATCCACATGATGAG GAAATGGGAGGGCGGAGACCCGGGCGTGGCCCACCAGAAGACCCCGACCTGCCTGCTGCTGACCCCGGAGGGCGCCTTCCACAGCTTTGGCTACACCGCTCGCGATTACTACCATGACCTGGACCCGGAAGAGGCGCGGGACTGGCTCTACTTCGAGAAGTTCAAGATGAAGATCCACAGCGCCACG GATCTCACCTTGAAGACCCAGCTAGAGGCAGTAAATGGAAAAACGATGCCCGCCCTGGAGGTGTTCGCCCATGCCCTCCGCTTCTTCAGGGAGCACGCCCTTCAG GAGCTGAGGGAGCAGAGCCCATCACTGCCAGAGGAGGACACTGTGCGCTGGGTGTTGACGGTGCCCGCCATCTGGAAACAGCCGGCCAAGCAGTTCATGCGGGAAGCTGCCTACCTG GCTGGACTAGTGTCCCGAGAGAATGCAGAGCAGCTACTCATCGCCCTGGAGCCTGAAGCTGCCTCGGTATACTGCCGCAAGCTGCGCCTGCACCAGCTCCGGGATCTGAGTGGCCGGGCCCCAGGTGGTGGGCGGCTGGGTGAGCGCCGCTCCATCGACTCCAGCTTCCGTCAGG CTCGGGAGCAGCTGCGAAGGTACCGCCACAGCCGCACGTTCCTGGTGGAGTCGGGTGTAGGAGAACTGTGGGCAGAGATGCAAGCAG GAGACCGCTACGTGGTGGCCGACTGCGGCGGAGGCACCGTGGACCTGACGGTGCACCAGCTGGAGCAGCCCCATGGCACCCTCAAGGAGCTCTACAAGGCATCTG GGGGCCCTTATGGCGCGGTGGGCGTGGACCTGGCCTTCGAGCAGCTGCTATGCCGCATCTTCGGCGAGGACTTCATCACCACCTTCAAAAGGCAACGGCCAGCAGCCTGGGTAGATCTGACCATCGCCTTCGAGGCTCGAAAGCGCACCGCTGGCCCGCACCGTGCAGGGGCGCTCAACATCTCGCTGCCCTTCTCCTTCATTGACTTCTACCGCAAGCAGCGGGGCCACAACGTGGAGACCGCTCTGCGCAGGAGCAG CGTGAACTTCGTGAAGTGGTCCTCACAGGGGATGCTCCGAATGTCTTGTGAAGCCATGAACGAGCTCTTTCAGCCCACAGTCAGCGGGATCATCCAGCACATAG AGGCGCTGCTGGCGCGGCCGGAGGTGCAGGGTGTGAAGCTGCTGTTCCTGGTGGGCGGCTTCGCCGAGTCAGCGGTGCTGCAGCACGCGGTGCAGGCGGCGCTGGGCGCCCGCGGTCTGCGTGTCGTGGTCCCGCACGACGTGGGCCTCACCATCCTCAAAGGCGCGGTGCTGTTTGGCCAGGCGCCGGGCGTGGTGCGGGTCCGCCGCTCGCCGCTCACCTATGGCGTGGGCGTGCTCAACCGCTTTGTGCCTGGGCGCCACCCGCCCGAGAAGCTGCTGGTTCGCGACGGCCGCCGCTGGTGCACCGACGTCTTCGAGCGCTTCGTGGCCGCCGAGCAGTCGGTGGCCCTGGGCGAGGAGGTGCGGCGCAGCTACTGCCCGGCGCGTCCGGGCCAGCGGCGCGTGCTCATCAACCTGTACTGCTGCGCGACCGAGGATGCGCGCTTCATCACCGACCCCGGCGTGCGCAAATGCGGCGCGCTCAGTCTCGAGCTTGAGCCCGCCGACTGCGGCCAGGACGCTGCCGGCGCTCCTCCCGGCCGCCGCGAGATCCGCGCCGCCATGCAGTTTGGCGACACCGAAATTAAGGTCACCGCCGTCGACGTCAGCACCAATCGCTCCGTGCGCGCGTCCATCGACTTTCTTTCCAACTGA